The Flavobacterium sp. 140616W15 sequence TAATCAAGCAAAAAGGAATTTTAATTAATCACAAGACAGTGTTGCGATTGATGAAAATTTTAGGATTAAAAAGTTTAATCAGAATCAAGAAGTACAGATCATATAAAGGAGAACAAGGAAAGATAGCTCCTAATATATTGCAGCGCAATTTTAAGGCTGATAAACCCAATCAAAAATGGGCTACCGATGTAACTGAGTTTAATATCTCAGGTAATAAATTGTACTTATCACCTATAATTGATCTTTTCAATGGGGAAATAATAAGTTATGATTTATCTGAAAGACCAAATTTTAATCAAATCACCAATATGCTTAAAAAGTCTTTTCGAAGAATATCAAATGATACTAATTTAATATTACACTCCGATCAAGGCTGGCAGTATCAAATGAAGCGATATCATCAGCTTTTGAAGGAGAAAGGATTAGTGCAGAGTATGTCAAGAAAAGGAAACTGCTTAGACAATGCAGTTATAGAAAATTTCTTTGGCATATTAAAATCAGAACTATTTTATATTATGAAATTTAAAGACATAAATCATCTAAAAAAGGAAATTATAGAATATATAAAATATTACAATAATGAAAGAATCAAACTGAATTTAAAAGGAATGAGCCCGATACAATATCGAGCTCATCATTATCAAAATTAATTATAAATTTGTCTAAACTTTTGGGTGCAGTCTATTTTATGAAGTAGCCTCTTTTTATCAATAGACAGGAGATTTTAGCGAACACAATAATAAGTTTTCTGGTATCTGGGACAGTCCATTGATAAAAAATGGAATCACTTTATGAATATAATTTTACTAAGAATAAGCTAATAAAATAATCATTCAATATTAAAAAACAAAACACAAAACACTGATTTAAAACACATTAATCATTTTTTTTTCAATACATTTTTTTTATCTTAGTAAATTAAAAATCCTTCTTAAAATAAAGATAGTATTTAACTGCAAAATATTTACATAATTTAAAAGCCACATTATGAAAATAAAAAACTCCCTCTTTACACTTTTACTTTTACTTCTATTTCATTTTTCTTTAAATTGTTTTGGTCAAGATATTGTTAAGCTTGACAAGAAAAAAATATCAGTAGCTAATTTAGATACAAAAATTGAATCTCTAATAAAATCGGCTCATGTAGAGGGATTAGCTATAGCAATTTTCAACAAAAATAAAGTCGTTTACAAAAAGATATTTGGTTATAAAAATGCCCTTACTAAGGAGCTCATAAAAAATGAAACCAATATCTACGGGGCTTCTTTAAGCAAGCTGTGTTTGCTACTATGGTAATGATACTTGTTCAGAATGGTATTCTGGATTTAGATAAACCTTTGCAAGATTATTTACCTAAACCAATTTACGAATATAAACCAACCAAAAAATGGCATGACAACTACCAAGACCTCAAACGAGATACACTTTATCAAAAAATAACAGCTAGAATGTGTCTAGATCATACATCAGGATTCCCAAACTGGAGATGGTACGAGTCTGACGAAAAATTGAGAGTTAATTTCACTCCTGGTTCTCGATACAGCTATTCTGGAGAAGGATTAGTATATCTACAAGTTGTACTAGAATATTACCTGAATAAACCTTTAGAAGAAATGATGCAAGAAAATATTTTTAATCCTTTAAAAATGAAAAATTCATCTTATAAATGGAAACCAAAGTTTGAAAAAGATTATTGTGTTGGTCATAATTCAAAAGGAGAATTATACGAAAAAGATAAAGATAATGATGCAAGATCTGCCAGTACCTTAGAAACTACACTAAATGATTACACTCTTTTTACCAAAGCCTTACTTACTAACCAATTGCTTAATCCTATTACAACAAAAGAAATGTTTACTCAACAAATTAAAATTAAATCTATTAAACAGTTTGGGCCATTAAGCACAAAAGAATCCAATGCTAATGATGGAATTAATCTTGGTTACGGACTTGGCTGGGGAGTATTACAATCGCCTTACGGACCAGGAGTTTTTAAGGAAGGATATGGAAGCGGTTTTCAACAT is a genomic window containing:
- a CDS encoding serine hydrolase — protein: MVMILVQNGILDLDKPLQDYLPKPIYEYKPTKKWHDNYQDLKRDTLYQKITARMCLDHTSGFPNWRWYESDEKLRVNFTPGSRYSYSGEGLVYLQVVLEYYLNKPLEEMMQENIFNPLKMKNSSYKWKPKFEKDYCVGHNSKGELYEKDKDNDARSASTLETTLNDYTLFTKALLTNQLLNPITTKEMFTQQIKIKSIKQFGPLSTKESNANDGINLGYGLGWGVLQSPYGPGVFKEGYGSGFQHYSIIYPQAGIGIIILSNSDNAGGFLKNY